Proteins from one Diorhabda carinulata isolate Delta chromosome 10, icDioCari1.1, whole genome shotgun sequence genomic window:
- the LOC130898919 gene encoding nuclear receptor subfamily 2 group F member 5: MGKKFPSRAVSSSISCRVCGDRSYGKHYGVYCCDGCSCFFKRSYVVLKTAGSRQCVIDKVRRNWCPFCRLQRCLAVNMNVSAVQEERGPRKPKNNKINLRNFQYHTEIYEISANILLTAIKDARCNPGFRILSKTSQNMILGHLWAPLFILKASYWHTDVAGILNFLKETCDYIKSLNFNEKTLLLFETILLCQKDFLIKPEDVILTDYIVSKTIEDFKKEDNVNFTRLLSSIKKLFIPNASILHILLFEPIIGSVPMETVIATIDI, encoded by the exons ATGGGTAAAAAGTTCCCAAGTAGGGCcgtttcttcttctatttcttgtAGAGTGTGCGGGGATCGTTCCTATGGGAAACATTATGGTGTCTATTGCTGCGATGGTTGTTCTTGCTTTTTCAAAAGAA gttatgtcgTTTTAAAAACAGCCGGAAGTCGACAATGCGTTATAGATAAAGTACGACGTAATTGGTGCCCTTTTTGTAGGCTTCAACGTTGTTTAGCAGTCAATATGAACGTATCAG CCGTACAAGAAGAAAGAGGACCGAGAAAaccgaaaaataataaaataaatttacgtAACTTTCAATATCATACAGAAATTTACGAAATATCCGCTAATATTCTTCTTACAGCAATTAAAGATGCGAGATGTAATCCAGGATttagaattttatcaaaaacttcgcaaaatatgatattag gtcACCTTTGGGCAcctttgtttattttaaaagcttCTTATTGGCACACAGATGTCGCTGGTATATTAAACTTTCTTAAAGAAACTTGTGATTATATAAAATCGTTAAATTTCAACGAAAaaactcttcttcttttcgAAACTATTCTATTATGTCAAAAAGACTTTTTAATAAAACCGGAAGATGTTATATTAACCGATTATATCGTTTCGAAGACTatagaagattttaaaaaagaagataacgTTAATTTTACGCGATTATTATCGtcaataaagaaattatttatacctAATGCTTCTATATTGCACATCTTATTATTTGAACCAATAATTGGATCAGTACCAATGGAAACAGTTATAGCAACAATCGATATATAA